A region of Gracilinanus agilis isolate LMUSP501 chromosome 3, AgileGrace, whole genome shotgun sequence DNA encodes the following proteins:
- the C3H1orf216 gene encoding UPF0500 protein C1orf216 homolog, translating into MFAVQSGPPEPPFLGGPPASVSQHDYEPDSNSNFVASTYDANENWSRALGGARASDLGSGELALTQNLPSDNQAVLGKRQPSAPGLPGSPPDDFFLPTVGEIRSPPEGAELPMAAGPKPEKDVRVEATAAAGSPLEDIGYASSSLSVDSPDSSPGPSWDTLSPCPGPPEPGPAPDTFLPTVTQAVQQLLARERYKEQEKEKHHVHLVMYRRLALLQWIRGLQCRLAGQQARLQESFDTILDNRKELIRGLQQGLPPRPQDRG; encoded by the coding sequence ATGTTTGCAGTACAGTCGGGGCCTCCTGAACCCCCATTCCTGGGGGGCCCACCTGCCTCTGTGTCTCAACATGACTATGAGCCTGATAGTAACTCCAACTTTGTGGCCAGCACCTATGATGCCAATGAGAACTGGAGCCGGGCACTTGGTGGAGCCAGGGCTTCTGACCTAGGCAGCGGGGAGCTGGCCCTCACACAGAACCTGCCCTCGGACAACCAAGCTGTCCTGGGCAAGAGGCAGCCCTCTGCCCCTGGGCTCCCGGGCTCCCCGCCTGATGACTTCTTCCTCCCCACAGTAGGGGAGATACGCAGCCCACCAGAAGGGGCTGAACTTCCCATGGCTGCAGGGCCCAAACCAGAGAAGGATGTCAGAGTGGAAGCCACAGCTGCTGCTGGCTCCCCCTTGGAAGACATCGGCTATGCCAGCAGCTCCCTAAGTGTAGACAGTCCTGATAGCAGTCCAGGGCCCTCCTGGGACACCCTCAGCCCCTGCCCTGGCCCCCCAGAGCCTGGCCCAGCCCCTGACACCTTCCTCCCCACTGTGACCCAGGCGGTCCAGCAGCTGCTGGCTCGGGAGCGATACaaggagcaagagaaggaaaaacacCACGTTCACCTGGTCATGTACCGTCGTCTGGCTCTGCTCCAATGGATCCGAGGCCTCCAGTGCCGGCTGGCCGGCCAACAGGCCCGGCTGCAAGAGAGCTTCGACACCATCCTAGACAACCGGAAGGAACTCATCCGAGGCCTCCAGCAGGGGCTGCCACCACGTCCTCAAGACAGAGGCTGA